A region of Haliotis asinina isolate JCU_RB_2024 chromosome 9, JCU_Hal_asi_v2, whole genome shotgun sequence DNA encodes the following proteins:
- the LOC137296308 gene encoding WASH complex subunit 1-like has product MTIMNNNSFNVPGIPPDLRREETVMQIADSLDYLDKVANDIFSRINSRVADNKARLLKVNDRVNLAHARVEKLKGSNKATKVFACAKYPAGDRIEDYKSVFEGTPGLKDPKRSHYRLQGKHQVVDDRVIREKLQYYNVHLDLKRKKKSGEDKEEGLGGLPRVLPSISSLLLFNTSENPYKKYVMLDPLGVVTKTRAAIEEEEAGLAEAPSTIVQREELQRQAAENFFYIPDIGTVPEIAVPDFLPNLLGVADDLSFSADQGPSIAPSVLGSNIPELPSVDLPEAVPPGPAALGNEAPPPPPAPPGPPPPGPPPPGPPPSAPPPPPPPPPPSDGGGAPPPPPPPPPPPPPSSDLSSAPPEVAAPSDGRASLLDSIRKAGGAGKAKLKNVKDKKKESKKKKQEEKSTGGGGGGGGGGDLMSDLFAKLTMRRKGISGTGKAAGGGGGEKAESSSNGGGGGVMDKISSMIPPPPKPGDGAAEAEDDWE; this is encoded by the exons ATGACGATCATGAATAATAACAGCTTCAACGTCCCGGGAATTCCACCCGACCTGCGGCGTGAAGAAACTGTTATGCAAATAGCAGATTCTCTGGACTATTTAGACAAGGTAGCAAATGACATCTTTAGCAGGATTAACAGTCGTGTAGCAGACAACAAAGCAAGATTGCTAAAGGTAAATGACCGAGTGAACTTGGCACATGCCAGAGTTGAGAAACTGAAAGGCAGCAATAAGGCCACTAAGGTGTTTGCATGTGCTAAGTACCCAGCAGGGGACCGAATTGAGGACTATAAATCAGTATTTGAAGGCACGCCTGGTCTGAAGGATCCCAAACGCAGCCACTACAGATTACAAGGAAAACATCAAGTTGTGGATGATCGGGTTATCCGAGAGAAGCTACAGTACTACAATGTTCACTTGGACTTGAAGCGGAAAAAGAAAAGTGGAGAAGATAAGGAAGAAGGACTTGGTGGATTGCCAAGAGTCCTGCCCTCCATCAGTTCTCTTCTTCTCTTTAATACCTCAGAAAATCC GTACAAGAAATATGTGATGCTAGACCCTCTTGGTGTGGTGACCAAAACACGGGCAGCCATTGAGGAAGAGGAGGCAGGACTAGCAGAAGCTCCCAGTACTATCGTACAGCGTGAGGAGCTGCAGAGACAGGCTGCTGAAAACTTCTTCTATATCCCAGATATCGGCACTGTCCCAGAAATAGCTGTACCAGATTTCCTACCAAATCTCCTGG gtGTTGCTGATGATCTCTCATTCAGTGCTGACCAGGGTCCATCAATTGCTCCGTCTGTTCTGGGCTCAAACATTCCTGAACTGCCCTCTGTGGACCTACCTGAGGCCGTACCACCTGGACCAGCTGCCCTGGGGAATGAAGCCCCGCCTCCACCCCCTGCACCACCAGGGCCACCCCCCCCAGGACCACCACCGCCAGGACCTCCGCCATCAGCACCACCTCCgccacccccaccacccccaccaagtgatggtggtggtgctcctcctcctcccccaccacccccacctCCACCCCCTCCAAGCTCTGACCTTAGTTCTGCTCCACCTGAAGTGGCTGCCCCTTCTGATGGACGAGCAAGTCTGCTGGATTCCATACGCAAAGCTGGAGGTGCAGGGAAGGCTAAACTAAAGAAtgtaaaagacaaaaaaaaggAGTCCAAGAAGAAGAAACAAGAGGAGAAGTCGACAGGAGGCGGcgggggaggaggaggaggtggtgACCTCATGTCAGACCTGTTTGCCAAACTGACCATGCGACGTAAAGGCATCTCAGGAACAGGAAAGGCAGCTGGAGGTGGTGGGGGAGAGAAGGCGGAGTCTTCTTCTAATGGAGGAGGGGGAGGAGTGATGGACAAGATCTCCTCAATGATTCCTCCCCCACCCAAACCTGGAGACGGTGCAGCAGAAGCTGAAGATGACTGGGAGTAG